From Rhinoraja longicauda isolate Sanriku21f chromosome 24, sRhiLon1.1, whole genome shotgun sequence, one genomic window encodes:
- the LOC144605551 gene encoding endonuclease domain-containing 1 protein-like, with protein MVRRLVVTVGSSQVHICQRLSGTVYYATLFDTTGRRPVYSAFLYKYRAPEEPRGNGVDRNWKYEPQLVNPRATGNMTELSEATRLDPEVRRRQAVLKDAVQPAGRVYVRVLLNAANLQGSRGSRSAAYTVTNALAAPRPFYHQWKVGLKRVLKRAKGQCAAADMHLVSGSVRSPRQEESWLPAKGKGRAALPQLLWMAFCCGGQASGALLGYARGSGTFTMHGLSLGPYQNTDVSLAQLDELLAARMGRSKVHIFKGGCAPP; from the exons ATGGTCAGGAGGCTAGTGGTCACTGTCGGGTCGTCTCAGGTCCATATCTGCCAGCGCCTTTCCGGCACCGTCTACTATGCCACGCTCTTTGATACCACCGGGCGACGGCCTGTCTACTCTGCCTTCCTCTACAAGTACCGAGCCCCAGAGGAACCCCGAGGGAATGGGGTCGACCGCAACTGGAAGTACGAGCCTCAG cTGGTCAACCCGCGTGCCACCGGCAACATGACAGAGCTGTCGGAGGCGACGAGGCTGGACCCGGAGGTGCGTCGTAGACAGGCGGTGCTGAAGGACGCCGTGCAGCCGGCGGGCCGGGTGTATGTGCGGGTGTTACTGAACGCGGCCAACCTCCAGGGCAGCCGAGGCAGCCGCAGTGCCGCCTACACCGTGACCAACGCGCTGGCCGCGCCGCGACCCTTCTACCACCAGTGGAAGGTCGGCTTGAAGCGCGTCCTGAAGCGGGCGAAGGGGCAGTGTGCGGCCGCCGACATGCACCTGGTGTCGGGCTCGGTGCGGAGCCCGCGGCAAGAGGAGAGTTGGTTACCAGCCAAGGGCAAAGGCCGGGCCGCCCTCCCGCAACTGCTGTGGATGGCTTTCTGCTGCGGCGGCCAAGCTAGCGGGGCTCTCCTGGGCTATGCCCGGGGCTCCGGCACCTTCACCATGCACGGCCTGTCCCTCGGCCCCTACCAGAACACCGACGTGTCCCTGGCGCAGCTGGACGAGCTGCTGGCCGCCCGCATGGGACGCAGCAAGGTCCACATCTTCAAGGGTGGCTGCGCCCCTCCTTAG